The Noviherbaspirillum saxi genome includes a window with the following:
- the rpsO gene encoding 30S ribosomal protein S15 — MSVENINKAAIIADNARGANDTGSPEVQVALLTARINELNSHFKAHAKDHHSRRGLIMMVNRRKSLLSYLKGKDATRYRALIEKLGLRK, encoded by the coding sequence ATGTCAGTAGAAAACATCAACAAGGCCGCTATTATTGCGGATAACGCTCGCGGCGCAAACGATACCGGCTCTCCAGAAGTACAGGTTGCACTCCTGACCGCCCGTATCAATGAACTCAATAGCCATTTCAAGGCCCACGCCAAGGATCACCACTCCCGTCGCGGCTTGATCATGATGGTTAACCGTCGCAAGAGCCTGCTTTCCTATCTGAAGGGCAAGGATGCAACTCGTTATCGTGCCCTCATCGAGAAGCTCGGTCTGCGTAAGTAA
- a CDS encoding 2-isopropylmalate synthase, with translation MADKLIIFDTTLRDGEQSPGASMTKDEKIRIAKQLERLRVDVIEAGFAAASPGDFESIKAIAGVIKDATVCSLSRANDRDISRAAEALAAAGRKRIHTFIATSPLHMEKKLRMTPDQVFEQAKQAVRFARQFTDDVEFSPEDGSRSDMDFLCRVIEAVIAEGARTINFADTVGYGVPELYGNMIKTLRERIPNSDKAVWSVHCHNDLGMAVANSLAGVMIGGARQVECTINGLGERAGNTALEEIVMAVKTRKDHFNLDLSIDTSQIVPASKLVSQITGFAVQPNKAVVGANAFAHASGIHQDGVLKARDTYEIMRAEDVGWTANKIVLGKLSGRNAFKQRLEELGIELDSETEVNAAFARFKELADRKSEIFDEDIIAVVSDEQHSHDNEFYRFVSLSQHSETGERPTAKVVFTMDGKELACAGQGNGPVDATVHAIESEAKSGAELLLFSVNAITTGTESQGEVTMRLSKSGRIVNGVGADPDIVVASAKAYLSALNKLHSKAERLNPQI, from the coding sequence ATGGCCGACAAACTGATCATTTTCGATACCACCTTGCGAGACGGCGAACAATCGCCTGGCGCGTCCATGACCAAGGATGAAAAAATCCGTATCGCAAAGCAGCTGGAACGCCTCCGGGTAGACGTCATCGAAGCCGGTTTTGCTGCGGCGTCGCCCGGCGACTTTGAATCGATCAAGGCGATTGCCGGCGTCATCAAGGACGCCACCGTCTGCTCGCTGTCGCGCGCCAACGATCGCGACATTTCCCGTGCGGCGGAAGCACTGGCGGCCGCCGGGCGCAAGCGTATCCATACGTTTATTGCAACGTCGCCACTGCATATGGAAAAGAAACTGCGCATGACGCCCGATCAGGTATTCGAGCAGGCCAAACAGGCGGTACGGTTTGCACGTCAGTTTACGGACGATGTCGAGTTCAGCCCGGAAGACGGCAGCCGTTCCGATATGGATTTTCTGTGCCGCGTGATTGAAGCAGTCATTGCGGAAGGCGCGCGCACAATTAACTTCGCCGACACGGTAGGTTACGGTGTGCCCGAGTTGTACGGCAATATGATCAAGACCTTGCGCGAGCGTATTCCCAATTCCGACAAGGCAGTGTGGTCGGTGCATTGTCATAACGACCTCGGCATGGCGGTTGCCAATTCGCTGGCCGGCGTGATGATTGGCGGTGCCCGTCAGGTCGAATGCACCATCAACGGTCTTGGCGAGCGTGCCGGCAATACCGCGTTGGAAGAAATCGTGATGGCGGTTAAAACGCGCAAGGATCATTTCAACCTCGACCTCTCGATCGATACCTCGCAAATCGTTCCGGCATCAAAACTGGTCTCCCAGATCACTGGATTCGCGGTGCAGCCGAACAAAGCGGTGGTAGGCGCGAATGCCTTCGCCCACGCTTCCGGGATTCATCAGGACGGTGTACTCAAGGCACGTGACACCTATGAAATCATGCGTGCGGAAGATGTGGGTTGGACAGCAAACAAGATTGTCCTTGGGAAACTGTCAGGCAGGAACGCATTCAAGCAACGCCTTGAAGAACTGGGGATCGAGCTCGACTCCGAGACGGAAGTGAATGCAGCATTTGCCCGTTTCAAGGAACTGGCGGATCGCAAGTCTGAGATCTTCGACGAAGACATCATCGCGGTCGTGTCGGACGAACAGCATTCCCACGACAACGAGTTCTACCGCTTTGTTTCTTTGTCCCAGCACTCCGAAACCGGAGAGCGGCCGACGGCCAAAGTGGTGTTCACAATGGATGGCAAAGAGCTGGCATGCGCGGGGCAGGGCAACGGCCCGGTGGATGCGACCGTCCATGCAATCGAATCGGAAGCGAAAAGCGGAGCCGAACTGCTTCTGTTTTCAGTGAACGCGATTACGACCGGAACGGAATCCCAGGGCGAGGTAACAATGCGTCTGTCGAAATCCGGTCGCATCGTCAACGGGGTGGGTGCCGATCCGGATATCGTTGTCGCATCGGCGAAAGCCTATTTGTCTGCATTGAACAAGCTGCATTCCAAGGCAGAACGATTGAATCCGCAGATATAA
- the pssA gene encoding CDP-diacylglycerol--serine O-phosphatidyltransferase — protein MATFNRRKAKSSAGLFPKASRFGRRASLHAGQREDGELDGDAVVAAPRRRGIYLLPNAFTTANLFCGFFAIVMAMNLKFDQACIAIFAAMLLDSVDGRVARLTNTQSEFGAQYDSLSDMLSFGAAPALVVYEWSLRGMGKLGWLAAFVYCAGAALRLARFNTNITVVDKRYFQGLPSPAAAALVTGFVWLMDDLRFVGTDLIWFAWTVTLYAGLSMVTNVPFYSFKEINFRKSVPFIAIFVIVLIYVLISSDPPKVLFGMFVLYGLSGYVIYFWRLFKGKPVSIVDTREPDVFDSKD, from the coding sequence ATGGCAACCTTCAATCGCCGCAAGGCGAAGAGCAGCGCCGGGTTATTCCCAAAGGCTTCGCGTTTTGGCCGGCGGGCGTCCCTTCACGCCGGACAACGTGAAGACGGTGAGCTGGACGGTGATGCCGTCGTCGCGGCGCCTCGGCGTCGCGGTATTTACCTGTTGCCAAACGCTTTTACCACAGCCAACCTGTTTTGCGGCTTCTTTGCCATCGTCATGGCCATGAACCTGAAGTTCGATCAGGCATGTATTGCGATTTTTGCCGCGATGCTGCTCGATAGCGTGGATGGCCGGGTCGCGCGCCTGACCAATACACAGAGTGAATTCGGTGCGCAGTACGATAGCTTGTCGGACATGCTGTCTTTCGGTGCCGCTCCCGCACTCGTGGTGTACGAATGGTCGTTGCGTGGCATGGGAAAACTCGGATGGCTCGCCGCCTTCGTGTATTGCGCCGGTGCAGCGCTGCGACTTGCGCGGTTTAATACGAATATCACCGTGGTCGACAAGCGTTACTTCCAGGGCTTGCCCAGTCCAGCGGCAGCGGCATTGGTCACGGGCTTTGTCTGGTTGATGGATGATTTGCGTTTCGTCGGCACGGATCTGATCTGGTTTGCGTGGACAGTGACGCTGTATGCCGGTTTGAGCATGGTGACCAATGTGCCGTTTTACAGTTTCAAGGAAATCAATTTCCGCAAGTCGGTCCCGTTTATCGCGATCTTTGTCATCGTACTAATCTATGTGCTGATATCGAGCGACCCGCCCAAGGTATTGTTCGGCATGTTCGTGCTGTATGGTTTGTCGGGCTATGTCATCTATTTCTGGCGCCTGTTCAAGGGAAAGCCGGTCAGCATTGTCGATACTCGTGAGCCAGATGTGTTCGACAGCAAAGATTAA
- a CDS encoding SIMPL domain-containing protein (The SIMPL domain is named for its presence in mouse protein SIMPL (signalling molecule that associates with mouse pelle-like kinase). Bacterial member BP26, from Brucella, was shown to assemble into a channel-like structure, while YggE from E. coli has been associated with resistance to oxidative stress.): protein MRLALASVLICAFSAGLPHVHAQQAPQQQASAQTTGTLVIVPAYGEVRHPNDEARVTFMIEEQDKDKSAAASRVNQKMKQGTDIVRKEDPQAQLKTRGYYTYPVYPEDGQPRPVNTKTRQPVAWRVGQYLEVTTTSLSGLPKTVAAAQKLLALNGLHFGLSEATSRKLEERRIAAAYQNLTDRIAAVAKAMGRNAADATIDTIDFEASGAYAPQHDARMAKPMSASAMEAAPVEEPSFEPGETTLNMRVVGKVRFK from the coding sequence ATGCGACTTGCTTTGGCTAGTGTTCTCATCTGCGCTTTTTCAGCCGGCCTGCCGCACGTGCATGCCCAGCAGGCACCTCAGCAGCAGGCAAGCGCGCAGACAACCGGCACGCTGGTGATCGTTCCAGCTTATGGCGAAGTACGCCATCCGAATGATGAGGCGCGCGTGACCTTCATGATCGAGGAGCAGGATAAGGACAAATCGGCAGCCGCGTCGCGTGTCAATCAAAAGATGAAGCAGGGCACCGACATTGTTCGCAAGGAAGACCCTCAGGCGCAGCTGAAAACACGGGGCTATTACACCTATCCAGTCTATCCCGAGGATGGGCAGCCTCGCCCGGTCAACACCAAGACGCGGCAACCCGTCGCCTGGCGCGTAGGCCAGTATCTCGAAGTCACGACGACAAGCTTGAGCGGACTGCCGAAAACAGTCGCAGCGGCACAAAAGCTGCTGGCGCTGAATGGTCTTCATTTTGGTCTTTCCGAGGCGACCAGCCGCAAACTTGAAGAGCGGCGTATCGCGGCGGCATACCAAAATCTCACAGATCGTATCGCAGCGGTGGCAAAAGCCATGGGACGCAATGCCGCCGACGCTACCATCGATACGATAGATTTTGAGGCCTCCGGCGCCTACGCGCCCCAGCACGATGCCAGAATGGCCAAGCCCATGAGCGCGTCGGCGATGGAAGCGGCACCGGTCGAAGAACCGAGTTTCGAGCCAGGCGAAACAACATTGAACATGCGGGTGGTGGGGAAAGTGCGCTTTAAATGA
- the ilvC gene encoding ketol-acid reductoisomerase, which yields MKVFYDKDCDLSLIKGKNVTIIGYGSQGHAHAQNLNDSGCKVTVALRKGGASWEKAKNAGLNVMEVNEAVQAADVIMILLPDENIAQVYNENVAPNAKQGAVLAFAHGFNVHYGQVVPRADLDVIMVAPKAPGHTVRGTYTQGGGVPHLIAVYQDKSGSARDIALSYAMANGGGRAGIIETNFREETETDLFGEQAVLCGGTVELIKAGFETLVEAGYAPEMAYFECLHELKLIVDLIYEGGIANMNYSISNNAEYGEYVTGPRVVTEDTKNAMRQCLKDIQTGEYAKSFILENKAGAPTLISRRRLTSEHEIEQVGEKLRAMMPWIKKNKLVDQSKN from the coding sequence ATGAAAGTTTTTTACGATAAAGACTGCGACCTGTCCCTTATCAAAGGCAAGAACGTCACGATCATCGGTTACGGCTCGCAAGGACATGCACACGCACAGAACCTGAACGATTCCGGCTGCAAGGTGACCGTTGCTCTGCGCAAGGGCGGCGCTTCGTGGGAAAAGGCAAAGAACGCCGGTCTGAACGTGATGGAAGTCAACGAAGCGGTCCAGGCTGCAGACGTCATCATGATCCTGTTGCCCGATGAGAACATCGCACAGGTCTATAACGAAAACGTCGCTCCGAATGCAAAGCAGGGCGCTGTGCTGGCCTTCGCTCACGGCTTCAACGTCCACTACGGTCAGGTTGTGCCGCGTGCCGACCTCGACGTCATCATGGTTGCACCAAAAGCGCCAGGCCATACCGTTCGCGGTACCTACACTCAAGGCGGCGGCGTGCCTCACCTGATCGCGGTCTATCAGGACAAATCCGGCAGCGCACGTGACATCGCCCTGTCGTACGCGATGGCAAACGGCGGCGGCCGTGCAGGCATCATCGAAACCAACTTCCGTGAAGAAACAGAGACTGACTTGTTCGGTGAACAGGCTGTTCTGTGCGGCGGTACCGTGGAACTGATCAAGGCCGGTTTCGAAACTCTGGTTGAAGCCGGTTATGCTCCAGAGATGGCGTACTTCGAGTGCTTGCACGAACTGAAGCTGATCGTCGACCTGATCTATGAAGGCGGCATCGCCAACATGAATTACTCGATCTCCAACAATGCGGAATACGGCGAATACGTCACCGGCCCGCGCGTTGTGACCGAAGACACCAAGAACGCGATGCGTCAGTGCCTGAAAGATATTCAGACCGGCGAATACGCAAAGAGCTTTATCCTCGAAAACAAGGCTGGCGCACCGACTCTGATTTCCCGTCGTCGCCTGACTTCCGAGCACGAGATCGAGCAGGTAGGTGAAAAGCTTCGTGCGATGATGCCTTGGATCAAGAAGAACAAGCTGGTCGATCAGTCCAAGAACTAA
- the ilvN gene encoding acetolactate synthase small subunit, which translates to MRHIVSVLLENEAGALSRVVGLFSARGYNIETLTVAPTEDATLSRMTIVTSGSDDVIEQITKHLNRLIEVVKVVDLTEGAHIERELMLIKVRAVGKEREEMKRTADIFRGRIIDVTEKTYTIELTGNKSKLDAFIESIDRTAILETVRTGGSGIGRGERILKV; encoded by the coding sequence ATGCGCCACATCGTTTCTGTACTGCTCGAAAATGAAGCGGGCGCCTTGTCGCGCGTAGTCGGCCTGTTTTCGGCGCGCGGCTACAACATCGAAACCCTGACCGTTGCTCCGACCGAGGATGCGACGCTGTCGCGCATGACCATCGTCACCAGCGGTTCGGATGATGTGATCGAACAGATCACCAAGCACCTGAACCGCCTGATCGAAGTGGTCAAGGTCGTCGACCTGACCGAAGGTGCGCATATCGAGCGTGAACTCATGCTCATCAAAGTGCGCGCCGTCGGCAAGGAACGCGAAGAAATGAAGCGCACCGCGGATATCTTCCGTGGCCGCATCATCGATGTCACCGAAAAGACTTACACCATCGAACTGACGGGTAACAAGTCGAAGCTCGATGCCTTCATTGAATCGATCGACCGCACCGCGATCCTGGAAACTGTCCGTACGGGCGGATCCGGCATCGGACGCGGCGAGCGTATTCTCAAAGTCTGA
- a CDS encoding acetolactate synthase 3 catalytic subunit: MSSNEITGAEMVVRCLAEEGVEHVFGYPGGAVLYIYDAIFNQDKFQHILVRHEQAAIHAADAYSRSSQKVGVAIVTSGPGVTNAVTGLATAYMDSIPMVVISGQVPSHAIGQDAFQECDTVGITRPCVKHNFLVKDIKDLAATMKKAFFIATTGRPGPVLVDIPKDITMHKGTFEYPKELEMRSYKPVDKGHAGQIRKAVQLLLTAERPMIYTGGGVILANASGELNKLVDKLGYPCTNTLMGLGAYKASSDKFVGMPGMHGTYEANMAMQHCDVLIAIGARFDDRVIGNPKHFATHPRKIVHIDIDPSSISKRVKVDIPIVGNVKDVLVELLSQLDAAETKPNAPAIAAWWRQINEWRGRECLKFASSDEVIKPQAVVQKLWEVTKGDAFITSDVGQHQMWAAQYYNFDKPRRWINSGGLGTMGVGLPYAMGVQMANPGSTVACITGEASIQMCIQELATCKQYHLTPKIILLNNRFLGMVRQWQQIDYGSRYSESYMDSLPDFNKLAESFGHVGMKIEKPGDVEGALKEAFDMKDRLVFMNFITDQTENVWPMVKAGKGLTEMLLGSEDL; the protein is encoded by the coding sequence ATGAGTAGCAATGAAATCACCGGCGCGGAGATGGTCGTCCGCTGCCTGGCAGAAGAGGGTGTCGAACATGTGTTCGGTTATCCCGGCGGCGCAGTCCTTTACATCTACGACGCGATCTTCAACCAAGACAAATTCCAGCACATTCTTGTACGTCACGAGCAGGCTGCGATCCATGCGGCGGATGCGTACTCGCGCAGCTCGCAGAAAGTCGGCGTAGCGATCGTCACTTCCGGCCCTGGCGTCACCAATGCGGTCACCGGCCTCGCCACCGCCTACATGGATTCGATCCCGATGGTGGTCATTTCCGGTCAGGTGCCGTCGCACGCAATCGGCCAGGATGCATTCCAGGAATGCGATACGGTCGGTATTACCCGCCCATGCGTCAAACACAACTTCCTCGTCAAGGACATCAAGGATCTTGCCGCGACGATGAAGAAAGCATTTTTTATCGCCACAACCGGCCGGCCCGGCCCGGTGCTGGTCGATATCCCTAAAGACATCACGATGCACAAGGGAACGTTCGAGTATCCGAAGGAACTCGAAATGCGCTCCTACAAGCCGGTCGACAAGGGCCATGCTGGACAGATCCGCAAGGCTGTGCAGCTGCTGCTGACCGCGGAACGGCCGATGATCTACACCGGCGGCGGTGTGATCCTCGCCAATGCTTCCGGCGAGCTGAACAAGCTGGTCGACAAACTTGGCTACCCGTGCACCAACACCCTGATGGGCCTCGGAGCGTACAAGGCATCCAGCGACAAGTTCGTCGGTATGCCGGGCATGCACGGGACCTATGAAGCCAACATGGCCATGCAGCACTGCGACGTGCTGATCGCCATCGGCGCGCGCTTTGATGATCGCGTGATCGGCAATCCCAAGCACTTTGCTACGCATCCGCGCAAGATCGTTCATATCGATATCGATCCTTCGTCGATTTCCAAGCGCGTGAAGGTTGACATTCCCATCGTCGGCAACGTCAAGGACGTGCTGGTCGAATTGCTGTCGCAACTCGATGCCGCCGAGACCAAGCCGAACGCGCCGGCGATCGCCGCATGGTGGCGCCAGATCAATGAATGGCGTGGCCGCGAGTGCCTGAAATTTGCATCTTCGGATGAAGTGATCAAGCCGCAAGCCGTAGTGCAGAAGCTGTGGGAGGTCACCAAGGGCGATGCGTTTATTACCTCCGACGTCGGCCAGCACCAGATGTGGGCTGCGCAGTATTACAATTTCGATAAGCCGCGCCGCTGGATCAACTCCGGCGGTCTGGGCACCATGGGTGTCGGCCTGCCGTATGCAATGGGCGTGCAGATGGCCAATCCGGGTTCGACAGTGGCCTGCATTACCGGCGAAGCGTCGATCCAGATGTGCATCCAGGAACTTGCTACCTGCAAGCAGTACCACCTGACGCCAAAGATCATTCTGCTGAACAACCGTTTCCTCGGCATGGTGCGCCAGTGGCAACAGATCGACTACGGTTCGCGCTACTCCGAGTCGTACATGGATTCGCTGCCCGACTTCAACAAGCTGGCGGAATCCTTCGGTCATGTAGGCATGAAGATCGAGAAACCGGGCGATGTGGAAGGCGCGCTGAAAGAAGCCTTCGACATGAAGGACCGACTGGTATTCATGAACTTCATTACCGATCAAACCGAAAACGTCTGGCCGATGGTGAAGGCCGGCAAGGGTTTGACTGAAATGCTTCTGGGTTCGGAGGATCTGTAA
- a CDS encoding RNA polymerase sigma factor — protein MATDKELSDFLENVERRAFKQAVYAVRKDESALDIVQDAMIKLAEKYGDKPAAELPLLFQRILQNTIHDYFRREKVRGTWVSLFSSLGAENEDSDSYDILETYEAEEGTEAAESSADKVERDQVLAAIEQEVQKLPRRQREAFLMRYWQDMDVAETAAAMGCSEGSVKTHCSRATHTLAQALRAKGITL, from the coding sequence ATGGCAACTGACAAAGAACTTTCCGACTTCCTGGAGAATGTGGAACGGCGGGCTTTTAAACAAGCCGTCTACGCGGTGCGCAAGGACGAGTCGGCGCTTGATATTGTTCAAGATGCAATGATCAAGCTGGCCGAGAAATACGGCGACAAACCGGCTGCCGAATTGCCGTTGCTGTTCCAGCGCATTCTTCAAAATACCATCCACGATTATTTCCGCCGCGAGAAAGTGCGCGGAACCTGGGTAAGCCTGTTTTCCTCGCTAGGTGCCGAGAATGAGGATTCGGATAGCTATGATATTTTGGAAACCTACGAGGCCGAAGAAGGTACCGAAGCCGCGGAGTCCAGCGCCGACAAGGTCGAACGTGACCAGGTACTGGCGGCCATAGAACAGGAAGTACAGAAACTCCCGAGGCGTCAACGGGAAGCATTCCTGATGCGTTATTGGCAGGATATGGATGTGGCCGAAACCGCCGCGGCGATGGGATGTTCGGAGGGCAGCGTCAAGACACACTGTTCACGTGCGACACATACGCTGGCGCAGGCGCTGCGAGCCAAAGGAATCACATTATGA
- a CDS encoding DUF3619 family protein, producing MNTRQINFAYKVRHALNENLDHLPTETTDRLANARKLALSRKKKSSPLHALVPRAAFPGRGNGGVVNGRFPWLARMGVAIPLIILVAGLAGIYQFEQQRRIADTAEIDAEVLADELPLSAYLDHGFNAFLAKRGD from the coding sequence ATGAATACCAGACAGATCAATTTTGCGTACAAGGTACGTCACGCACTGAACGAGAATCTTGACCATCTGCCTACAGAGACTACCGACAGGCTCGCCAACGCGCGAAAACTGGCACTCTCCCGCAAGAAAAAATCATCTCCTCTGCACGCCCTCGTGCCGCGGGCGGCCTTTCCCGGCAGAGGCAACGGCGGTGTCGTGAACGGCCGTTTTCCCTGGCTTGCCCGCATGGGTGTCGCGATTCCGCTGATCATCCTCGTAGCAGGGCTTGCCGGCATTTACCAGTTTGAGCAGCAGCGCCGCATTGCCGACACCGCCGAAATCGATGCCGAGGTGCTGGCGGATGAACTTCCACTGTCTGCCTACCTTGACCATGGCTTCAATGCCTTCCTTGCCAAGCGAGGCGATTGA
- a CDS encoding DUF3106 domain-containing protein, giving the protein MRWQPISIATRRLRAAFILGGLACTTAIAVAASGNPASSSAGVPMAASPAAPATKPPNASKPLWADLTPAQQQALAPLAGEWDRLDVFRKNKWLAIGNKYASMKPDEQQRVQERMHDWVKLTPEQRRLARESYTRTKQLGPDKKTAEWEQYQQLPDEQKRKLAEAAAAKKKITTLPSPAAQGKASQTIPPIKSAPKPVLEQSVTPQATPQSAIPAAVPPSK; this is encoded by the coding sequence ATGAGGTGGCAGCCGATATCGATTGCCACCCGCCGATTGCGGGCGGCGTTCATTCTGGGCGGCCTGGCCTGCACTACCGCCATCGCTGTAGCTGCATCAGGCAACCCTGCCTCAAGCTCGGCCGGTGTCCCGATGGCCGCGAGTCCGGCTGCTCCGGCAACGAAACCGCCGAATGCCTCAAAACCCTTGTGGGCTGATCTCACGCCAGCGCAACAGCAAGCGCTTGCGCCCCTCGCGGGCGAATGGGATCGGCTGGACGTTTTTCGCAAGAATAAATGGCTCGCCATCGGCAACAAGTATGCATCGATGAAGCCGGATGAGCAGCAGCGTGTTCAGGAACGCATGCACGACTGGGTCAAGCTGACACCCGAACAGCGCCGCCTTGCGCGCGAAAGCTATACACGGACAAAGCAGCTGGGCCCTGACAAGAAAACGGCCGAATGGGAGCAGTATCAGCAACTGCCCGACGAACAAAAGCGAAAACTGGCCGAAGCGGCAGCCGCGAAAAAGAAAATCACAACCCTGCCCTCACCTGCCGCGCAAGGCAAGGCAAGCCAGACCATTCCCCCGATCAAATCCGCGCCCAAGCCGGTGCTGGAACAATCCGTGACGCCGCAAGCGACACCGCAATCCGCAATCCCGGCCGCTGTGCCACCCTCAAAATAA
- a CDS encoding RDD family protein, with protein MNTTAIPTTTPSLKRRLASMTYEAMLLFGVAFVSGLVFATAMQQKHALYMRHTLQAFLFVVIGLYFIWCWVRSGQTLAMKTWHVKLVTVDNMPIDFRRATIRYFLGWMWVLPGLLAAWALDVKDTTSVSLLIGGNVVLWTLTAFLDPQRQFLHDRIAGTRIIQVPKQ; from the coding sequence TTGAACACTACTGCAATTCCTACCACCACACCTTCCCTGAAGCGTCGCCTTGCCAGCATGACCTATGAAGCCATGCTGTTGTTCGGCGTGGCCTTTGTTTCGGGCCTGGTATTCGCCACCGCCATGCAGCAAAAGCATGCTCTCTACATGCGCCATACGCTCCAGGCCTTCCTGTTCGTCGTCATCGGCCTGTACTTCATCTGGTGCTGGGTACGAAGCGGCCAGACGCTTGCCATGAAGACCTGGCACGTCAAACTGGTCACGGTGGACAACATGCCGATAGATTTTCGGCGGGCGACGATACGATATTTTCTGGGATGGATGTGGGTGCTTCCGGGGCTGCTTGCAGCGTGGGCACTTGACGTCAAAGACACGACATCGGTTTCACTTCTTATCGGGGGCAACGTGGTGCTGTGGACCCTTACCGCATTTCTCGATCCTCAACGGCAATTTCTGCACGACCGGATCGCAGGCACCCGGATAATTCAAGTCCCTAAACAGTGA